GCAGTAGTTCCACGAGTTCGCGGGACAGTTGCGCGAGGTTGGCGGCGACGTCGTTGGCCTTCACAGGCCCTCCAGAATCGCCACAGCGACCGCCGCGACCTGTACCAGCTCCGTTCGTAGCGCGTCGTCGTCGAGGTCGAGTACGGCCTGCATAACCTCGCCGCATTCCTCCCCGAGGACGACGGCCTTGACGATCATCGGGACCGCCGGTGATGAGCAGTCACCAGTGCCCCAATGGTGATCGCGATTCCACAGTTCCTCTTGTCGTGCGCGTTCCTGCTCGATCGCGTCGACGATGTCGGTGAAGTTCACGCCGACTCGGCTTCCAACGCTGCGAAGAGGTCGAGCTGGTCGTTGCCGCGTTCGGCGGCGGCCAGGTTGCGAGCAGCGACGCGGAAGTAGGCCGGTTTCAGTTCCACGCCGATAAACTTGCGATTCTGCAGGATCGCCCCGTAGCCCTCGGAGCCGATTCCGGCGAACGGGGACAGCACGACCTCGCCCTTACCTGACCAGAGCTTGACGCACCGCTCGATGACGGGTAGTTGAAGTGGGCAGAGGTGCCGTTCGTCGTCGGATTCGCGGGCCTGGGACACCCCGAGGACGTCCGTCTCCCGAATCCCGTACCAGACGGGCCGGGCGTATTCGATCCACTCCTCTTGTGTCAGTTCCGTGGCGATGGGTTCGGCGTTCTTGCCCGGTGTCCGCATGACGACGACGTAGTCCGCCCACGCCTGCCACATAGCCGCAGAGTCCCGCTGCAACTGGACGAACAGCAAGCCCTTGGAATGGGTGCGGATCGCCTGGGCCTGCGGGTTCTTGTCGATCGTGATCTCAGAGTGGTAGATGAACCCGGCCTGCTCGAAGTGGCGAATCGTGTCCCCTCGGAAGTCCCGTCGACCGCTCGCCCCGTGAGTGTTCTCATAGGCGGGCAGGTTCGCGACGTGCATCGCAACCAGTCGCCCCGGTTTGACGATGCGCAGCAGCTCGTCAGTGATGTACTGGAACTGCGCCCAGAACTCCTCGTCTGACCCGACGTTGCCGAGGTCGCGGATTGACGGCGAGTAGGTGTAGGTGGAGGAGAACGGCGGAGAGAACAGCGCCAGGTCCACGGAGTTGCTGGGAAGGTTGGGCAGCACCTCGGAGGAGTCGCCGTTGTAGAGCATCCAGTTGTTGCCTTGGGCGTAGTCCATTGCGAACGGTTCAGACATTGCAGACCTCCAGGAATGCGGGCATGGGCGGGGTGAGGGTGGGCTCGTAGTTGTCGCCTTTGGAAGTGCCGGCGAACAGTTCGGAGCGGTTGTGATCGGCGACAGCGGCGACTAGCCCGCGGGACGTTTCCTGTGCTATGCGTTCCTTGTCGAGGACGTTGTTGTAGATCGTCGACTCGGGTGCGGACAGGACGACCCACGCATGTACGGGTCGGGTCTGACCGAAGCGGTAACACCTACGGATGGCCTGGTAGTAGGCCTCATACGAGTCCGACAGTCCGACGAACGCCATTCGGGCGCAGGTCTGGAAGTTGAGTCCCATACCGGCTATGGACGGCTTGGTCACGAGGACCCGGATACGCCCGTGTGCGAAGTCCGATAGGCGCGCGGACTTCACCTCGGAGTCATCCGA
This sequence is a window from Candidatus Nanopelagicales bacterium. Protein-coding genes within it:
- a CDS encoding site-specific DNA-methyltransferase; amino-acid sequence: MSEPFAMDYAQGNNWMLYNGDSSEVLPNLPSNSVDLALFSPPFSSTYTYSPSIRDLGNVGSDEEFWAQFQYITDELLRIVKPGRLVAMHVANLPAYENTHGASGRRDFRGDTIRHFEQAGFIYHSEITIDKNPQAQAIRTHSKGLLFVQLQRDSAAMWQAWADYVVVMRTPGKNAEPIATELTQEEWIEYARPVWYGIRETDVLGVSQARESDDERHLCPLQLPVIERCVKLWSGKGEVVLSPFAGIGSEGYGAILQNRKFIGVELKPAYFRVAARNLAAAERGNDQLDLFAALEAESA